One Panicum virgatum strain AP13 chromosome 3N, P.virgatum_v5, whole genome shotgun sequence DNA segment encodes these proteins:
- the LOC120665345 gene encoding DIBOA-glucoside dioxygenase BX6-like yields the protein MSATRAGGGVGGYDRQRELQAFVDTKAGVKGLVDAGVTAVPAIFHHAPDSLPVLQQAAADGDTVAATIPVIDLSCARREEVVRAVKAAAETVGFFLVVNHGVPGGLLAETLAAVRRFNEAPAEAKRPYYFRGNARKVTFNSNFDLFQAPAANWRDTLFCDVAPEPPRPEELPEPVRHVMVEFSGAARELAERLLELLSEALGLARDHLREMGCAEGVGVASNYYPPCPEPHLTLGTSRHTDASFLTVLVQDGMGGLQVLVDGGGGRRGWLDVPPMPGALVINIGDLLQLVSNGKFRSVEHRVLANKSTARVSVAAFCSADVIRSTRVYGPIGDPPLYRSITIHEYLAHFLKKGLDGQLGRHTLDRFLLRQPAPAAT from the exons ATGTCCGCCAcaagagccggcggcggcgtgggaggcTACGACCGCCAGCGGGAGCTGCAGGCGTTCGTCGACACCAAGGCCGGCGTGAAGGGCCTCGTGGACGCGGGCGTCACGGCCGTCCCCGCCATCTTCCACCACGCGCCGGACTCCCTCCCTGTGctgcagcaggcggcggccgacggcgatACCGTGGCCGCGACCATCCCGGTGATCGACCTGTCGTGCGCGCGGCGGGAGGAGGTGGTCCGCGcggtgaaggcggcggcggagacggtgggGTTCTTCCTGGTGGTCAACCACGGCGTGCCGGGTGGGCTCCTCGCCGAGACGTTGGCCGCAGTGCGGCGGTTCAACGAGGCGCCCGCGGAGGCGAAGCGCCCCTACTACTTCAGGGGCAACGCCCGCAAGGTGACTTTCAACTCCAACTTCGACCTGTTCCAGGCGCCGGCCGCCAACTGGCGCGACACCCTCTTCTGCGACGTggcgccggagccgccgcggccggaggagcTGCCGGAGCCCGTCAGGCACGTGATGGTGGAGttcagcggcgcggcgcgggagcTGGCGGAGCGGCTGCTGGAGCTCCTGTCGGAGGCCCTCGGCCTGGCCCGCGACCACCTGAGGGAGATGGGCTGCGCGGAGGGCGTCGGCGTGGCGAGCAACTACTACCCGCCGTGCCCGGAGCCGCACCTCACCCTCGGGACCAGCAGGCACACCGACGCGTCTTTCCTCACCGTGCTCGTCCAGGACGGCATGGGCGGCCTCCAGGTGCtcgttgacggcggcggcggccgccggggctggCTGGACGTGCCTCCCATGCCCGGCGCTCTCGTCATCAACATCGGCGACCTTCTTCAG CTTGTAAGCAACGGCAAGTTCAGGAGTGTGGAGCACCGGGTTTTGGCGAACAAGAGCACGGCGAGGGTTTCGGTGGCGGCATTCTGCAGCGCAGACGTGATAAGGTCGACGAGGGTGTACGGCCCCATCGGCGATCCACCGCTTTACAGGAGCATCACCATTCACGAGTACCTCGCGCACTTCCTCAAGAAAGGCCTGGATGGTCAGCTTGGTCGCCATACGCTGGACCGCTTTCTGCTGCGGCAGC